A genomic window from Cydia strobilella chromosome 26, ilCydStro3.1, whole genome shotgun sequence includes:
- the LOC134753112 gene encoding zinc finger protein 107-like isoform X2 has translation MSEKCNGVKSHKSETKASQPKNGVRRFSIADASQESVAIKDVFLGFEKSPVVTLTRADISPYLKSMRQKYSEKFELQKCLSTLDLAVHSKRLGDNCSVSVLRYDLNDLKMAFQKDPNNPIFNATNIANLKCKICKKVYSSEKKLQKHQENKHMLVYKSNDKAQKRVSFSDQVIVHEVKEYHKCRKCTKIFEKYNLLKRHMKQRHKKHMLQHKWTHFLKTSDNSQLRPNIVKPKTDFQRFYKVDEVPDHMQPQVILERIKVGGKELTNFTDFVDVNCFDEYTGEIKKPVVDPVSKKTIISKHQCQTCGKYYSTNYCLNRHIVTQHSDYENLKCKVCEETFVWPSLLHNHKCIRLNLPEIPFDDARPEIHFDNLNEIQLDDLPITDDDYIHTVDFEIPAPVVELTEYNWGPSQNIQNCYSGCKIVMQEVPIEF, from the exons ATGTCCGAAAAGTGCAATGGAGTTAAATCACACAAGAGTGAAACAAAGGCTAGTCAACCGAAGAATGGTGTACGCCGATTTTCTATTGCCGACGCTTCGCAAGAAAGTGTCGCGATTAAAGATGTTTTCCTAGGTTTCGAGAAGAGCCCTGTAGTCACACTGACGCGGGCTGATATATCGCCGTATCTCAAGAGTATGAGACAGAAATACAGTGAGAAATTTGAATTGCAGAAGTGTTTATCGACGCTGGATTTGGCGGTGCATTCTAAGCGGCTGGGCGACAACTGCTCCGTCAGCGTTCTTCGCTACGACCTCAACGACCTCAAAATGGCCTTCCAAAAGGATCCTAACAATCCTATTTTTAATGCCACCAATATTGCTAATCTTAAATGTAAGATTTGCAAAAAAGTGTACTCGAGCGAGAAGAAGTTACAGAAGCATCAGGAGAACAAGCACATGCTCGTTTACAAGTCTAACGACAAGGCCCAGAAGCGGGTGTCGTTCTCGGACCAAGTGATAGTGCATGAGGTTAAGGAATATCACAAATGCAGGAAGTGCACCAAGATATTTGAGAAGTATAACCTCCTCAAACGCCATATGAAGCAAAGACACAAGAAAC ATATGCTTCAACACAAATGGACGCATTTCCTGAAGACCAGCGACAACTCCCAGCTGCGGCCAAACATTGTTAAGCCTAAAACGGACTTCCAGAGGTTTTACAAAGTAGACGAGGTCCCGGATCACATGCAGCCGCAAGTTATACTGGAACGGATTAAAGTAGGAGGGAAAGAGTTGACAAATTTCACTGACTTTGTGGACGTAAACTGCTTTGATGAGTACACAGGGGAGATAAAGAAACCTGTGGTCGACCCTGTGTCGAAGAAAACTATAATATCGAAACATCAGTGTCAG acatgtGGAAAATACTATTCCACTAACTATTGCCTCAACCGCCACATAGTCACCCAGCACTCGGACTACGAGAACCTCAAGTGCAAAGTCTGCGAAGAGACCTTCGTCTGGCCATCGCTCCTCCACAACCACAAATGCATCCGTCTCAACCTGCCCGAGATACCATTCGACGATGCCAGACCCGAGATACACTTCGACAACTTAAACGAGATACAGCTCGATGACTTGCCGATTACTGATGATGATTATATACATACAGTGGACTTTGAGATACCTGCCCCGGTGGTTGAGCTAACGGAGTATAATTGGGGGCCGAGTCAGAATATACAGAACTGTTATAGCGGGTGCAAGATTGTGATGCAGGAGGTACCCATTGAGTTTTAA
- the LOC134753113 gene encoding phosphatidylserine decarboxylase proenzyme, mitochondrial, whose protein sequence is MFPPTRIRSCLPVINPMFKQRLRPHRPFRQTSTLHNQTKNATQFQRNKWMNLRAIITRWVPLGSVIYVGWCYIRASVNYEVSKVEIKFYEMFPFRITSRIWGHLAACELPTSLRSFVYGTYVRVFNVNLNDAAVPDLAYYKSLAAFFARPLREGARIISPVPCVSPCDGVVLNCGPADTEKIEQVKGVTYSLEEFLGENKWSKSKDKDYYNSLLSNKNNILHQCIIYLAPGDYHRFHSPCDWTANFRRHFSGKLLSVNPWMARLIPGLFTMNERAVYVGKWQHGFFSMTAVGATNVGSIEIYADPELRTNTKGGRNRIDEADLGDLPIKKGELFGQFNMGSTIILLFEAPKEFKFDFASGDRVQVGQALTMTAKAQAR, encoded by the coding sequence ATGTTTCCGCCCACGCGTATTCGTAGCTGCCTTCCAGTCATAAACCCGATGTTCAAGCAGCGTTTGCGTCCACACAGACCTTTCCGGCAGACATCGACGCTGCACAATCAAACAAAGAACGCGACTCAGTTCCAACGGAATAAATGGATGAATTTGAGAGCTATAATTACGCGGTGGGTGCCACTCGGAAGCGTTATTTACGTAGGTTGGTGCTACATCCGCGCGAGCGTTAACTATGAAGTGTCGAAAGTGGAAATCAAATTTTACGAAATGTTTCCGTTTCGTATAACTAGTCGGATATGGGGACACCTGGCGGCCTGCGAGCTGCCGACGTCGCTCCGCAGCTTCGTCTACGGTACGTACGTTAGAGTATTTAACGTGAATCTGAACGACGCGGCAGTACCTGATCTCGCATATTACAAAAGTTTGGCTGCGTTTTTCGCTCGGCCGCTGCGCGAGGGTGCGAGGATCATCTCTCCCGTCCCGTGCGTGTCCCCTTGCGACGGCGTAGTCCTGAACTGCGGTCCAGCAGATACTGAGAAGATAGAACAAGTTAAAGGGGTAACATATAGTTTAGAAGAATTCTTAGGCGAAAATAAATGGTCGAAATCGAAGGACAAAGATTATTATAACTCACTGTTGTCTAACAAGAATAATATTCTACaccaatgtattatttatttggctccTGGTGACTATCATAGATTCCATTCACCATGTGACTGGACAGCAAATTTCCGGCGACATTTCTCAGGTAAACTTTTGTCTGTAAATCCTTGGATGGCCCGTCTCATCCCTGGGCTTTTCACCATGAATGAAAGAGCCGTGTATGTTGGTAAATGGCAGCACGGATTCTTCAGTATGACTGCAGTAGGGGCGACTAATGTTGGTTCCATAGAAATCTATGCTGATCCAGAGTTACGAACAAATACTAAGGGAGGGAGGAATAGAATCGATGAAGCTGACTTAGGAGACTTGCCGATCAAGAAGGGAGAGTTATTTGGCCAGTTCAACATGGGAAGTACGATAATTCTGCTGTTTGAAGCTCCGAAGGAATTCAAATTTGATTTTGCATCCGGTGACAGGGTACAGGTCGGCCAGGCCTTGACGATGACAGCCAAAGCACAGGCAAGATGA
- the LOC134753112 gene encoding zinc finger protein 62-like isoform X1 → MSEKCNGVKSHKSETKASQPKNGVRRFSIADASQESVAIKDVFLGFEKSPVVTLTRADISPYLKSMRQKYSEKFELQKCLSTLDLAVHSKRLGDNCSVSVLRYDLNDLKMAFQKDPNNPIFNATNIANLKCKICKKVYSSEKKLQKHQENKHMLVYKSNDKAQKRVSFSDQVIVHEVKEYHKCRKCTKIFEKYNLLKRHMKQRHKKRKCYICNYCNKNFVDRMFFKVHIKLHCDICGDLSPNRSSYIEHRRRVCKVLKFHKCKICEESFFKFMDLKDHSYDHLPTTFVCDICKDQFQSKCAVAHHISFLHCKTRPRSLYSMRTLGSERLYLCNFCEESSVERDEIEKHVALLPDLTNRAMTGYKDYYFCDQCMKKFDVETDMLQHKWTHFLKTSDNSQLRPNIVKPKTDFQRFYKVDEVPDHMQPQVILERIKVGGKELTNFTDFVDVNCFDEYTGEIKKPVVDPVSKKTIISKHQCQTCGKYYSTNYCLNRHIVTQHSDYENLKCKVCEETFVWPSLLHNHKCIRLNLPEIPFDDARPEIHFDNLNEIQLDDLPITDDDYIHTVDFEIPAPVVELTEYNWGPSQNIQNCYSGCKIVMQEVPIEF, encoded by the exons ATGTCCGAAAAGTGCAATGGAGTTAAATCACACAAGAGTGAAACAAAGGCTAGTCAACCGAAGAATGGTGTACGCCGATTTTCTATTGCCGACGCTTCGCAAGAAAGTGTCGCGATTAAAGATGTTTTCCTAGGTTTCGAGAAGAGCCCTGTAGTCACACTGACGCGGGCTGATATATCGCCGTATCTCAAGAGTATGAGACAGAAATACAGTGAGAAATTTGAATTGCAGAAGTGTTTATCGACGCTGGATTTGGCGGTGCATTCTAAGCGGCTGGGCGACAACTGCTCCGTCAGCGTTCTTCGCTACGACCTCAACGACCTCAAAATGGCCTTCCAAAAGGATCCTAACAATCCTATTTTTAATGCCACCAATATTGCTAATCTTAAATGTAAGATTTGCAAAAAAGTGTACTCGAGCGAGAAGAAGTTACAGAAGCATCAGGAGAACAAGCACATGCTCGTTTACAAGTCTAACGACAAGGCCCAGAAGCGGGTGTCGTTCTCGGACCAAGTGATAGTGCATGAGGTTAAGGAATATCACAAATGCAGGAAGTGCACCAAGATATTTGAGAAGTATAACCTCCTCAAACGCCATATGAAGCAAAGACACAAGAAACGTAAGTGTTACATTTGCAATTATTGTAACAAAAACTTTGTTGATAGGATGTTTTTTAAAGTGCATATAAAGTTGCACTGTGACATCTGTGGGGATCTCTCGCCCAACAGGTCTTCGTACATCGAGCACAGACGGAGAGTGTGCAAGGTGTTGAAGTTTCACAAGTGTAAGATTTGTGAGGAGTCATTTTTCAAGTTCATGGATTTGAAAGACCATAGTTACGATCATTTGCCGACAACTTTTGTCTGTGACATCTGTAAAGACCAATTTCAGTCTAAATGTGCTGTAGCACATCACATTTCATTCCTTCACTGTAAGACTCGCCCTAGGTCCTTGTACAGTATGCGTACACTGGGCAGTGAGAGATTATACTTGTGCAATTTTTGTGAAGAGAGCTCGGTAGAACGGGATGAAATAGAGAAACATGTAGCATTGTTGCCGGACTTAACAAACCGTGCCATGACAGGTTACAAGGACTACTATTTCTGTGATcagtgtatgaaaaagtttgaTGTTGAAACAGATATGCTTCAACACAAATGGACGCATTTCCTGAAGACCAGCGACAACTCCCAGCTGCGGCCAAACATTGTTAAGCCTAAAACGGACTTCCAGAGGTTTTACAAAGTAGACGAGGTCCCGGATCACATGCAGCCGCAAGTTATACTGGAACGGATTAAAGTAGGAGGGAAAGAGTTGACAAATTTCACTGACTTTGTGGACGTAAACTGCTTTGATGAGTACACAGGGGAGATAAAGAAACCTGTGGTCGACCCTGTGTCGAAGAAAACTATAATATCGAAACATCAGTGTCAG acatgtGGAAAATACTATTCCACTAACTATTGCCTCAACCGCCACATAGTCACCCAGCACTCGGACTACGAGAACCTCAAGTGCAAAGTCTGCGAAGAGACCTTCGTCTGGCCATCGCTCCTCCACAACCACAAATGCATCCGTCTCAACCTGCCCGAGATACCATTCGACGATGCCAGACCCGAGATACACTTCGACAACTTAAACGAGATACAGCTCGATGACTTGCCGATTACTGATGATGATTATATACATACAGTGGACTTTGAGATACCTGCCCCGGTGGTTGAGCTAACGGAGTATAATTGGGGGCCGAGTCAGAATATACAGAACTGTTATAGCGGGTGCAAGATTGTGATGCAGGAGGTACCCATTGAGTTTTAA